The Cucurbita pepo subsp. pepo cultivar mu-cu-16 chromosome LG05, ASM280686v2, whole genome shotgun sequence nucleotide sequence GCCAATTGATTTGTTAGAATGGTAGCTGAATTTGGTTCTGCATATTTAGAGgcaaattgaagaaaggaagcCCTGAAGATGGATCTGGAAACGGGCCGCCACCCTGCGACGTTGGTGGCTGCATctgatcttgttcttgttcttgttcttgttcttgttcttgttcctcGAGTGGGAGTCTCTCGTATGCTACATTCGCGAACGATGCGACGATGACAGTTACTGGCCCGGCAGCCACCAACTCTCCGACAACATTCCCACCGACGACTTGCCCTTGACCACCCGCTAAATATATAGTCAAACTAGTAGCGCCGGGAGGAGCAGGCGGCGGGAGGAAAGATCCGGTAAGCGATAATATCTCGAACCTCCCTTGTAGGTTTAAGACAGCGCCGGTGCCGGTCGGTTGGCGTAAGTTGAGATTAGTTACCATTCCGTTGGCATTCAAGATGCATATCCCTCGCTGGCGGCGGCGGGCGTAGATAGCGATGCTATCAAAGACATCACAGCCGCTTCCAACTTCAAAAATATGAGCCCTTAGGGTATTGGCGCTTTCCCGGGTAATGATAACCGGGGGCTTGGGTTTGTTTTTGGAGCCAGCTGGACGGCCACGGGGACGGCGAGAGACCGCCATGTCAGTGGCGGCGGGGGCGGCGGAGACAAAATCCAACGGCTGATCTGATTCGTCTTCATGGTGAGATTGAGAATCAGGGTGGTGGTGCGGGTGATGAAGGTTGAAATCATGTCTTTGAAGTTGGTGAATATAGCGATTGCCTAAATCCAAACCAGCCATGGATTGATACACTCAATCTTATTAAAAacactaacaaaaaaaaaaaaaaaaaaaaaaaaaaaaaaaaaaaaaaaaaaaaaaaaaaaaaaNGAAAAATACTGTTCCCGGTCGGGTTTGTTTAATTCAGggaacatatatatatatatatatatataactataagAACAACAATGGCTTAATGGAGACGAAGAACAAGCccattagagagagaaatagagcTTTACAGAGAGAGACACACACACATTGTAAAAGCTAAGTATAtgtcttataaaatattaatttcttgaaattttgttgttattcttcctttctttttcttcacacactaattatattattattattattattaaaaagattgaatttttttaccaTTGGTTTATCCatgtaaattaattaatattatatagttAGACTTTAATTTAGTAACCATCGATGGATCTTAGCTTATCCATGAAGCTAGTACTCTGAATTAGCTCCAACCtttgacttaaaaaaataaatggtaaattaatttttaaaaaataaaaaacaagtaCCCAAAAATGTAcctcataaaatatttaaaactcgGGTAATAGcaataataaattacatgGAATAACTATAAAGTTTACtaaatttcatgaatttcATGTTACCATAATTAATGTAAAATGAGTATGATttggccttttttttttttttttttaaccatagtTAAATCCAAAGTTTCAAACTTTACAATGACGGACcgtattaatttaatataaagttaaattttgaagtcaataattattttctatctaataattcaaacacaaatttaaattttatttatttattttattttattttgtcattTAATGGCGATGTCTATATTTGAGGGTGTAATTCATTTGTTGAGAATaagacaaaatttcaaaataaattgtttatgTGCTATTTGATGCATCCAACCAATGggattttaaatataagtaaaaaaatgtttaatgagtataattaattatttaattgtgtGCAACTTGGATTAAAACAAATCCAACTAGGGTTTGACCAATCAATATTCATTGCTTTtgcttcaattttgtttgtattcatGGAGCTTATCTCCACATCCATTCAATTCCAACAAAATTAACTTAATAAGGACCCTATTAATAACCCTTGATTAAACCCAATTTAACCATTTGATTAATGCATTAATcatcttttaatataaaaaaaaaaccttttataattaattttctaccTTATCCACATTCATTTTTGCAGTGTGtcgtaaaatattaaaagggATTTTCtattgtaattaataattaaataattcatcaaTTTTCAAAGATTATTTTTCCACCCTAATATCATAAAATACTATCCATATTtctaaacaatattttattttaattgaattaaat carries:
- the LOC111796103 gene encoding AT-hook motif nuclear-localized protein 23-like, with amino-acid sequence MAGLDLGNRYIHQLQRHDFNLHHPHHHPDSQSHHEDESDQPLDFVSAAPAATDMAVSRRPRGRPAGSKNKPKPPVIITRESANTLRAHIFEVGSGCDVFDSIAIYARRRQRGICILNANGMVTNLNLRQPTGTGAVLNLQGRFEILSLTGSFLPPPAPPGATSLTIYLAGGQGQVVGGNVVGELVAAGPVTVIVASFANVAYERLPLEEQEQEQEQEQEQDQMQPPTSQGGGPFPDPSSGLPFFNLPLNMQNQIQLPF